The Planococcus versutus genome contains a region encoding:
- a CDS encoding nucleotidyltransferase, protein MKAVGIIVEYNPFHNGHLHHAEQARKASGADLVIAVMSGQFLQRGEPAFTDKWLRTQMALDAGIDLVIELPYVYATAQASDFAKGGIALLDAIGCSSFCFGSEQGTIEPFSNSLHLLKEREDDYQQLIHKAIGTGISYPKALNNAYTILTANQTHFADLTQPNNILGFHYIEAAENLGSSMQPLTIQRIGANYHDPINVEMPIASATGIREAFFKGDSPDKLSAFMPESSIILLNKAQTEYGVFGSWEQFYSLLRFVILRDGPEKLKQYAEVTEGIENLIYQSAKTEKNFESFISCVKSKRFTRTRIQRMLTHIYTGFTWRLLRSFDAPSYIRLLGMSNTGKRYLNHNKKNIELPLISRAADLNDSMGKLDIHATTLYLQGMGSVDFKKEFTTPPIYRD, encoded by the coding sequence TTGAAAGCTGTAGGAATTATCGTTGAATATAACCCTTTTCATAATGGACATCTTCATCATGCAGAGCAAGCTCGCAAAGCATCAGGTGCAGACCTAGTAATTGCTGTAATGAGCGGTCAATTTCTCCAGCGTGGTGAACCTGCTTTTACAGACAAGTGGCTTCGAACACAAATGGCACTGGATGCTGGAATTGACTTAGTCATTGAATTGCCTTATGTCTATGCAACAGCACAAGCGTCGGATTTTGCTAAAGGAGGCATTGCTTTACTAGATGCAATTGGTTGCTCTTCTTTTTGCTTTGGAAGTGAACAAGGAACAATCGAACCTTTTTCGAATTCGCTTCACTTATTAAAAGAGCGTGAAGATGACTATCAACAATTGATTCATAAAGCTATTGGCACTGGGATTAGTTACCCTAAAGCATTAAATAATGCTTATACAATATTAACAGCTAATCAGACTCATTTTGCTGATTTAACACAGCCAAATAACATTTTAGGATTTCATTATATAGAAGCTGCTGAAAATCTTGGTTCTTCTATGCAACCACTCACGATTCAACGAATTGGCGCCAACTATCATGATCCGATTAATGTTGAGATGCCTATTGCCAGTGCTACAGGCATTCGCGAAGCATTTTTCAAAGGAGATTCTCCAGACAAATTATCTGCTTTTATGCCAGAATCTTCGATTATCTTGCTAAACAAAGCACAGACTGAATACGGAGTTTTTGGAAGTTGGGAGCAGTTTTACTCTTTGTTGCGTTTTGTTATTTTACGTGATGGTCCCGAAAAATTAAAACAGTACGCGGAAGTAACCGAAGGAATCGAAAACTTGATTTACCAATCTGCAAAAACTGAAAAAAACTTTGAATCTTTTATTTCGTGTGTTAAATCGAAACGATTTACACGGACGCGTATTCAGCGAATGCTGACACACATCTATACGGGCTTTACATGGCGCCTGTTGCGTTCTTTTGATGCCCCAAGCTATATTCGACTACTCGGTATGTCGAACACCGGAAAACGCTATTTAAATCATAATAAAAAAAACATTGAGCTCCCCCTTATTAGTCGCGCAGCTGATTTGAACGACTCTATGGGGAAACTCGATATTCACGCTACTACTTTGTATTTGCAAGGCATGGGTTCCGTTGATTTCAAAAAAGAATTTACGACTCCTCCCATTTATCGAGACTGA
- a CDS encoding SepM family pheromone-processing serine protease — MKKKRLLLFVIAIALVVFFTSYRLDTYVTKPGGAYELSPLVEVVGGDEDDEGTLSLMTVSMLTATPALYIWAKIQDGYKILQPEQVRSPHESEEEYNVRQLKLMSDSQVNALQVAFEQAELPFEVNNNGVFVLSVSTGSAADEVLAPGDRVLEIDGNNFTEMQQLIDYLSAKKEGDTVEVLYEREDREISTEIKLAPLPSDPERVGLGISFVEDKSIKTTPEVEIDTDQIGGPSAGLMFTLEILNQLEDEDITKGYDIAGTGTMESDGSVGRIGGIDQKIMAADSADIDIFFAPDEPVESGEANNYEIAIKTAKKIDTDMKIVPVKTIEDALQFLDELQSR, encoded by the coding sequence ATGAAAAAGAAACGATTATTACTTTTTGTTATCGCGATTGCGCTTGTCGTTTTTTTCACTTCTTATCGATTGGATACGTATGTAACAAAACCAGGAGGGGCATATGAGTTGTCGCCATTAGTAGAAGTTGTAGGTGGAGATGAAGATGACGAAGGAACGCTTAGCTTAATGACAGTGTCTATGTTGACAGCTACCCCTGCTTTATACATTTGGGCAAAAATTCAAGATGGTTATAAAATCTTGCAACCTGAGCAAGTTCGAAGTCCTCATGAAAGTGAAGAAGAATACAATGTGCGCCAATTGAAATTGATGTCAGATTCACAAGTTAACGCTCTTCAAGTTGCATTTGAACAAGCAGAGCTACCATTTGAAGTGAATAATAATGGCGTTTTTGTTTTAAGCGTCTCTACGGGAAGCGCTGCAGATGAGGTATTGGCACCTGGTGATCGAGTGCTTGAAATCGATGGCAATAACTTTACTGAAATGCAACAACTAATCGATTACTTAAGTGCTAAAAAAGAAGGTGACACGGTAGAAGTTCTTTATGAACGAGAAGATCGTGAAATCAGCACTGAAATTAAATTAGCTCCACTGCCAAGTGACCCAGAACGTGTAGGACTGGGTATTTCGTTTGTGGAAGATAAAAGTATTAAGACAACGCCGGAAGTTGAAATCGATACCGACCAAATCGGAGGTCCATCTGCTGGTTTAATGTTTACGCTTGAAATCTTGAATCAATTAGAAGACGAAGATATCACGAAAGGCTATGACATTGCGGGTACTGGAACAATGGAAAGTGATGGGTCTGTTGGAAGAATCGGAGGAATTGACCAAAAAATTATGGCGGCCGATTCAGCAGATATCGATATTTTCTTTGCACCAGATGAGCCAGTAGAAAGTGGCGAAGCTAACAATTATGAAATAGCCATTAAAACTGCAAAAAAAATCGATACCGACATGAAAATCGTACCAGTCAAAACGATTGAAGATGCTTTGCAGTTTTTAGATGAACTTCAGTCTCGATAA
- the coaD gene encoding pantetheine-phosphate adenylyltransferase, which yields MTKIAVVPGSFDPITMGHLDIIKRASTIFDEVKVVVMNNSSKNPLFDVDERMTLIAEVTQSIPNVKVDSFSGLLIDYSVEVQANAIIRGLRAVSDFEYEMQITSMNRFLNENIETLFMISTNQYSFLSSSIVKEVAKYQGTITGLVPEAVEKALHLKFQ from the coding sequence TTGACTAAAATTGCTGTAGTTCCAGGGAGTTTTGATCCAATTACAATGGGACATTTGGACATTATTAAAAGAGCTTCTACTATTTTTGATGAAGTCAAAGTGGTTGTTATGAACAACTCGTCGAAAAATCCGTTATTTGATGTAGATGAACGAATGACTTTGATCGCAGAAGTAACGCAATCAATTCCTAACGTCAAAGTGGATTCTTTTTCAGGATTACTGATCGATTATTCAGTAGAAGTTCAAGCTAATGCTATTATTCGAGGGTTACGAGCTGTTAGTGATTTTGAATACGAAATGCAAATTACATCGATGAACCGATTTTTAAATGAAAATATTGAAACTTTGTTTATGATTTCAACTAACCAATATTCATTCCTTAGTTCGAGCATTGTAAAAGAAGTGGCAAAATATCAAGGTACAATTACAGGCTTAGTGCCAGAGGCTGTTGAAAAAGCACTTCATTTGAAATTTCAATAA
- the rsmD gene encoding 16S rRNA (guanine(966)-N(2))-methyltransferase RsmD has product MRVVAGTVKGIPLKAVPGNSTRPTTDKVKESIFNMIGPFFDGGYALDLFAGSGGLGIEALSRGIDHVIFTDKDRRAVETIQSNLEKVRLTSRAEVHRADAERAIKAIKKNGVQARLLFLDPPYHMKKSYDLMDKAGELDIVTKDAIIVCEHDREVELPDRTKYFERYKKELYGSTIISIYRYHGEEGEHID; this is encoded by the coding sequence ATGCGAGTTGTAGCAGGCACAGTAAAAGGAATACCTTTGAAAGCAGTTCCCGGCAATTCGACGAGGCCGACAACAGATAAAGTAAAAGAATCTATTTTTAATATGATTGGGCCTTTTTTTGATGGGGGCTATGCGTTGGATCTATTTGCGGGGAGCGGTGGATTGGGAATAGAAGCGCTAAGTCGTGGAATTGACCATGTCATCTTTACAGACAAAGACAGGCGGGCCGTTGAAACAATTCAATCCAATCTTGAAAAGGTTCGATTGACAAGTAGAGCAGAAGTGCACCGTGCAGATGCAGAACGTGCGATAAAAGCGATTAAAAAAAATGGTGTACAAGCTAGACTGTTATTTTTAGATCCTCCATATCATATGAAAAAGTCTTACGACTTGATGGATAAAGCGGGAGAATTGGATATTGTGACAAAAGATGCGATTATAGTTTGTGAACACGATCGTGAAGTCGAACTTCCTGATCGAACCAAGTATTTCGAACGTTATAAAAAAGAGCTCTACGGGAGCACCATTATTTCAATTTACCGTTACCATGGGGAAGAAGGAGAACATATTGACTAA
- a CDS encoding DUF7147 family protein: MTQRFIELGEGYGDIYELRELITSNQQRFMHGFVFVSTNSHGKQVLSIAVVFKPASEGNFMPIYLCREGIPVDSKRLAVFEKAVTDLGHTPIKMEVKHSSVYANKKFYHSHLISVLRLNHYIPPMQ; this comes from the coding sequence ATGACTCAACGTTTTATTGAGCTCGGAGAAGGGTACGGAGATATCTATGAGCTCCGGGAACTTATCACAAGCAACCAACAACGCTTTATGCATGGATTTGTGTTTGTTTCGACAAACTCCCATGGAAAACAAGTGCTGTCCATCGCAGTGGTCTTCAAACCTGCTTCAGAAGGAAACTTCATGCCAATCTACCTTTGTCGCGAAGGAATTCCAGTTGACTCTAAGCGTTTGGCTGTTTTTGAAAAAGCTGTCACAGACTTGGGCCATACCCCGATCAAAATGGAAGTAAAGCATTCATCCGTCTATGCAAATAAAAAATTCTATCATAGTCACTTGATCTCAGTTTTAAGATTAAATCATTATATTCCACCAATGCAATAA
- a CDS encoding YlbG family protein, whose translation MHDRQGLIVYVHHLKQAKSLRKFGHVHYISRKLKYVVLYMDQDVIEATKTKLNKLPYVKQVLESQRPFLKTEYENAKPDKAKEYDYKIGL comes from the coding sequence ATGCATGATCGCCAAGGCCTTATCGTCTATGTGCATCATTTAAAACAAGCAAAATCGCTAAGAAAGTTCGGACATGTCCATTATATCTCGCGTAAACTAAAATACGTTGTTCTTTATATGGACCAAGATGTAATCGAAGCGACTAAAACAAAATTGAACAAATTGCCTTATGTTAAACAAGTGCTTGAATCGCAACGGCCGTTTCTTAAAACAGAATATGAAAATGCCAAGCCGGATAAAGCAAAAGAGTACGATTATAAAATTGGACTGTAA
- a CDS encoding glycerophosphodiester phosphodiesterase has protein sequence MGKKTKIGLAAAAVGAAAWAGSKALANPHQRPDKEVLNYERPIVLAHRGGAKLAPENTLAAFNRSAELGVHGFEIDIRMTSDEEIIVFHDEYIDRTTDGAGKVADMTLEQLKSFDLGYHFIDEDGHHSYRGKNEKVVLLSELFQKFPQMLINIDIKDAPETYEGSLVPSKLWRLIDSLGAHDRVVVTSFYDEQVDRFNLYAQNRIAIGAGENEVKKAYSAFTSQFGHLYQPRADIFQIPTKSSVFRLDSARFIAFLENLNIPVHYWVIDDTETMRLLLAAGAKGIITDRPDLAVALISETEN, from the coding sequence ATGGGAAAAAAAACAAAAATCGGTTTAGCAGCCGCGGCAGTTGGGGCTGCTGCTTGGGCCGGGTCTAAAGCGTTAGCTAATCCACACCAACGTCCTGATAAAGAAGTATTGAATTATGAACGCCCAATTGTTCTTGCGCATCGAGGTGGTGCTAAATTAGCACCCGAAAACACATTAGCTGCATTTAATCGTTCTGCAGAACTTGGTGTTCACGGCTTTGAAATTGATATTCGCATGACCAGTGATGAAGAAATAATTGTTTTTCATGACGAATACATTGACCGTACAACAGATGGCGCCGGCAAAGTGGCCGATATGACGCTCGAACAATTAAAATCATTCGACCTTGGCTATCACTTTATCGATGAAGATGGACACCATTCATACCGCGGCAAAAATGAAAAAGTCGTTTTGTTAAGCGAACTGTTCCAAAAATTCCCACAGATGCTTATCAACATTGATATTAAAGACGCTCCTGAAACATATGAAGGCAGCTTGGTTCCGTCAAAGCTGTGGCGCTTAATTGATTCGCTTGGCGCACACGATCGAGTTGTTGTCACTTCTTTTTACGACGAGCAAGTAGATCGCTTTAATTTATATGCTCAAAACCGCATCGCAATTGGCGCGGGTGAAAATGAAGTTAAAAAAGCGTATTCTGCATTTACTAGCCAGTTTGGTCATTTGTATCAGCCACGCGCTGACATTTTTCAAATCCCAACAAAATCTTCTGTATTCCGTTTAGATTCTGCACGCTTTATTGCGTTTTTAGAAAATCTGAACATTCCCGTTCATTATTGGGTAATTGATGATACAGAAACAATGCGTTTATTGCTGGCTGCGGGCGCCAAAGGTATTATAACGGACCGTCCTGACTTGGCTGTTGCATTGATTTCAGAAACAGAAAATTAA
- a CDS encoding YlbF family regulator: MIMTYEWAEITDFADELSQMILQSEQADLYREAYRSVYNDKELSNEIHAFARLKDQYEEVQRFGKYHPEYARVMKQIRVDKRRLDLNEDIAHLRLMENELQDLMDQVSFIIGRSVSEAVKIPSSNPFFSSDSSCGGSCGTGGGCSCSA, from the coding sequence ATGATTATGACTTACGAATGGGCTGAAATAACTGACTTTGCAGACGAGTTAAGCCAAATGATTTTACAATCAGAACAAGCCGATCTTTACCGAGAAGCTTATCGTTCTGTTTATAATGATAAAGAGTTGTCGAATGAAATTCATGCTTTCGCCAGATTAAAAGATCAATATGAAGAAGTTCAGCGATTTGGTAAATATCACCCAGAGTACGCTCGCGTGATGAAGCAAATCCGTGTAGATAAACGTCGCTTAGATTTAAATGAAGACATCGCACATTTACGTTTAATGGAAAATGAACTACAGGATTTGATGGATCAGGTGAGTTTCATCATTGGTAGATCTGTTTCAGAAGCTGTCAAAATTCCATCTTCTAATCCGTTTTTTTCTTCAGATTCTTCATGCGGTGGAAGTTGTGGTACGGGCGGCGGTTGTTCATGTTCAGCTTAA
- a CDS encoding PaaI family thioesterase has protein sequence MKALTDQFTRIIKNSSPEDIGILTDYLRNFEKKQQGAFSTYLSASLDMSRVTDKESSVVSIPNTAFIHNTVAIPHGGILAVLLDTAMGTLANNNCPEGFSAVTTTLTIHYLSVADEEQISAHARIIRRGRQTMVLEGNIYQEDGKHIATSTGSFFVIPKKNPIIASQQ, from the coding sequence ATGAAAGCTCTTACTGATCAATTTACGCGCATTATCAAAAATAGCAGCCCAGAAGATATTGGAATTTTAACGGATTACTTACGCAACTTCGAAAAAAAGCAACAAGGTGCCTTTTCAACTTATTTAAGTGCTAGCTTGGACATGTCCCGCGTTACCGACAAAGAATCTTCTGTTGTCTCTATCCCAAACACTGCTTTTATTCACAATACGGTCGCGATTCCACATGGTGGAATACTAGCAGTTCTCCTTGATACCGCGATGGGTACATTAGCCAATAACAATTGTCCAGAAGGATTTAGTGCTGTTACAACAACTCTTACAATTCATTATTTGTCAGTTGCAGATGAAGAACAGATAAGCGCACATGCACGAATTATTCGCCGCGGTAGGCAAACGATGGTCCTTGAAGGCAATATTTATCAAGAAGATGGCAAACACATTGCAACTTCTACCGGATCTTTTTTTGTTATTCCTAAAAAAAATCCCATTATTGCTTCACAGCAGTAA
- a CDS encoding CAP domain-containing protein: protein MKDLLRIMIFLSILLIGLFYLDPSVNENDVLEAPRTVDPLPSDDITNNSLDIDRPTKGISTYIGKSIDKWVEQYGEPERIEPSAYGYDWWVYNASYVHYTMIGVKDGKVVQAYTTGAATDVSPYMIGQSLDDLYRFTILENEVTVEYDTNIYTLNVTAEDMDKRILVKFDGVYAQLYIDSVDRALEAVRFMDAETLIRHHPYDMMFSGELIPIVEPSSTMQRSIDVANAKQILDLVNIYRLRHQVSPLTINPPTSTVAKANSKDMAKQNFSSEEIEFKDLYARLQDQNIAFEQAAVNTAARYYDPAETVHGWINSEAHRETLLSEEYNQTGVGVFGDYYTQIFLEKEPVTAVKQ from the coding sequence TTGAAAGACTTGTTACGTATTATGATTTTTCTGTCGATCCTTCTTATAGGTTTATTTTATTTGGATCCGTCAGTTAATGAGAATGATGTTCTTGAAGCACCACGTACCGTCGATCCTTTACCTAGCGATGATATTACAAATAATTCTTTAGATATTGATCGTCCTACAAAAGGCATTTCGACTTATATAGGAAAATCTATCGATAAATGGGTTGAACAGTATGGAGAACCAGAGCGTATCGAACCTTCAGCTTATGGCTACGATTGGTGGGTTTATAATGCTAGTTATGTTCATTACACAATGATTGGTGTTAAAGATGGCAAAGTGGTTCAAGCTTATACGACAGGAGCAGCAACAGATGTGTCTCCTTATATGATAGGGCAAAGTTTGGATGATTTATATCGCTTTACTATTTTAGAAAATGAAGTCACAGTAGAATACGATACTAATATTTATACACTTAACGTCACTGCAGAAGACATGGACAAACGGATTTTAGTTAAATTTGACGGAGTTTATGCACAGCTATACATCGATTCTGTTGATCGTGCACTAGAAGCTGTGCGTTTTATGGATGCAGAAACGTTAATTCGTCATCATCCATACGACATGATGTTCTCAGGAGAGCTAATTCCGATAGTAGAGCCATCATCGACTATGCAACGATCAATCGACGTAGCTAACGCAAAGCAAATTCTTGATTTGGTGAATATTTATCGTCTTCGTCATCAAGTAAGTCCGTTGACTATAAATCCTCCCACTAGCACAGTAGCTAAAGCCAATAGCAAGGATATGGCAAAGCAAAATTTTTCTTCTGAAGAAATTGAATTTAAAGACTTATATGCTCGTTTGCAAGATCAGAATATTGCTTTTGAACAAGCAGCTGTTAATACAGCTGCTAGGTATTACGATCCAGCTGAAACAGTTCACGGTTGGATCAACTCAGAAGCGCACCGCGAAACATTGCTGAGTGAAGAATACAATCAAACGGGTGTTGGCGTCTTTGGTGATTACTACACTCAAATATTTCTGGAAAAAGAGCCCGTTACTGCTGTGAAGCAATAA
- a CDS encoding YugN family protein, translating to MYFENTGLENIHVDIALLESIMNKHALTKEGQWDYERVTYDRKFIVREGTYYLRVFAYATDGDVDSNDATMRVMKPVLGKHYYPHGVEYGEDEHFPEHLVKTCIGILDSIKKEVQAFEINV from the coding sequence ATGTATTTTGAAAATACAGGACTTGAAAACATTCACGTGGATATCGCATTACTTGAAAGCATTATGAACAAACACGCTTTGACTAAGGAAGGTCAATGGGATTATGAACGCGTTACTTATGATCGCAAATTCATCGTACGTGAAGGCACTTATTATTTACGTGTATTTGCTTATGCTACTGATGGTGATGTCGATTCAAACGACGCTACAATGCGCGTGATGAAACCAGTACTCGGCAAGCACTATTATCCACATGGTGTAGAGTATGGCGAAGACGAACATTTCCCGGAACATTTGGTTAAAACTTGTATTGGAATTTTGGATTCTATCAAAAAAGAAGTCCAAGCTTTCGAAATCAATGTATAA
- the ytvI gene encoding sporulation integral membrane protein YtvI, with the protein MKWLTKKTVTITLVIAILMLVSVYILPVSIPLIIALITAIFLEPFVSFIHKKFKWQRKSAVISVFIIFLLIVSSLLYWIVTQLIGQIIQFSKMVPDYTNSLSTMWDEVQEFFFRSTKDMPVEVVSSFETELAGFMDSIRTWVLSIINYDTVTNLLTGIPSFLVSFIVFLIALFLFMLDLPHLKILLFKRLKDSTAEKVRFIFARLNKVIFGFLKAQFLVSCIIFVVSLISLAFIAPEYALVMSVVIWLIDFIPILGSIIVLTPWFAYEFITGDVVLGTQLAILALVLLIIRRTVEPKVMGTQIGLSPLATLIAMFIGLQLLGFLGFFIGPLIVILFTSAREAGMIKVDFRI; encoded by the coding sequence GTGAAATGGTTAACGAAAAAAACGGTAACAATTACACTTGTTATCGCAATTTTAATGTTAGTTTCTGTTTACATACTACCTGTGTCCATTCCATTAATCATTGCATTAATTACTGCTATTTTTTTAGAGCCGTTTGTAAGTTTTATACATAAAAAGTTCAAATGGCAACGAAAATCAGCCGTTATTTCTGTCTTTATTATTTTTCTATTAATCGTTTCAAGTTTACTGTATTGGATAGTTACTCAATTAATCGGGCAGATTATTCAATTTTCAAAAATGGTACCTGACTACACAAACTCTTTATCTACTATGTGGGATGAAGTCCAAGAGTTTTTCTTTCGTTCAACAAAAGATATGCCTGTTGAAGTAGTTTCTTCGTTTGAAACTGAGCTTGCTGGATTTATGGATAGCATTCGCACTTGGGTATTATCAATCATTAATTACGACACTGTTACCAATTTGTTAACAGGAATCCCTTCTTTTCTAGTTAGCTTTATTGTATTTTTAATCGCTTTATTTTTATTTATGCTCGATTTGCCACATTTAAAAATTTTGCTTTTTAAACGCTTAAAAGATTCAACTGCTGAAAAAGTTCGTTTTATATTTGCGCGTCTAAATAAAGTCATTTTTGGCTTTTTAAAAGCTCAATTTCTTGTGAGTTGCATCATTTTTGTTGTCTCACTCATTTCTTTGGCTTTTATTGCACCCGAATACGCACTTGTCATGTCCGTAGTCATTTGGCTTATCGATTTTATTCCGATTTTAGGTTCTATCATTGTTTTAACTCCTTGGTTTGCTTACGAGTTTATCACTGGAGATGTTGTTCTTGGAACACAACTTGCCATACTCGCGCTTGTGCTATTAATCATTAGACGAACAGTAGAACCTAAAGTTATGGGTACACAAATCGGTCTTTCACCTTTAGCAACGTTAATTGCTATGTTTATTGGTCTTCAGTTACTTGGATTTCTTGGGTTCTTTATTGGGCCTTTAATTGTTATTCTCTTTACATCAGCACGTGAAGCGGGAATGATTAAAGTAGATTTTAGAATATAA
- a CDS encoding DUF420 domain-containing protein produces the protein MNLPLLPTISTFFIVLSAILVAIGWNLVLRRKIEAHKKVMVAAGASALTFFIIYMSRTIFIGNTAFGGPDELKIFYTVFLIFHITLATTGGIMGLFTIYWGWKNQLTKHRKIGPITSIVWFFTAITGVMVYLLLYVIYEGGHTTSVFKAILGG, from the coding sequence ATGAATTTGCCACTATTGCCGACGATCAGTACATTTTTTATCGTATTAAGCGCCATTTTAGTAGCGATTGGCTGGAATTTAGTTCTTCGTCGAAAAATTGAAGCTCATAAGAAAGTGATGGTAGCAGCAGGTGCTTCTGCATTAACTTTCTTTATTATCTATATGTCTCGAACGATTTTTATCGGAAACACAGCTTTTGGTGGACCTGATGAGTTGAAAATCTTTTATACGGTGTTTTTAATCTTTCATATCACTTTGGCGACTACGGGTGGAATTATGGGATTGTTTACTATTTATTGGGGATGGAAAAACCAGTTGACAAAGCATCGTAAAATTGGTCCAATCACTAGTATAGTGTGGTTTTTTACAGCTATAACAGGTGTCATGGTTTATTTGTTGCTTTATGTAATTTATGAAGGTGGACACACCACTTCTGTTTTTAAAGCTATTTTAGGCGGATAA
- the ctaG gene encoding cytochrome c oxidase assembly factor CtaG: MPISIFGFQALWSPVYLAVIVMVTILYFLTTVKWRDKFEGNQPLSKKEAIFFLSGILLLYILKGSPVDLYGHILFTMHMVQMALMLLLVAPLLIMGIPTYVWKAFINIPVVKPLFNFFTKPMLAIILFGMIFSFYHIPMVFDFVKQDSLIHAGVNVILFTSAMFYWWPVVNNMEGMYKFHGLKKLGYLFGLSVLVTPACAMIIFSSTPFYATYTDGAAWLQAMALCVPAGTLSQLNLSGPELFSSMSALEDQRTGGITMKIIQELVFTAFIWMVFYEWLRNETENADEITAKSIQDRKDMAFHRHNA, translated from the coding sequence ATGCCAATCAGTATTTTCGGGTTTCAAGCTTTGTGGAGTCCTGTTTACTTAGCAGTTATCGTTATGGTAACGATCTTATATTTCTTAACCACTGTAAAGTGGCGCGACAAGTTTGAAGGCAATCAACCGTTGAGTAAAAAAGAAGCGATTTTCTTTTTGTCGGGGATCTTGCTGCTCTATATTCTAAAAGGTTCACCGGTAGATTTGTATGGTCATATTTTATTTACGATGCACATGGTTCAGATGGCACTAATGTTACTGTTGGTAGCCCCGCTATTAATCATGGGTATACCAACTTATGTTTGGAAAGCGTTTATCAACATTCCAGTTGTTAAGCCACTGTTTAACTTTTTCACAAAACCAATGCTCGCCATAATTTTGTTCGGAATGATATTTTCTTTTTATCACATTCCAATGGTCTTTGATTTTGTTAAACAAGACTCGTTGATACACGCAGGAGTCAATGTTATTTTGTTTACATCCGCTATGTTTTACTGGTGGCCGGTAGTCAATAATATGGAAGGAATGTATAAGTTCCATGGACTTAAAAAATTAGGTTATTTATTTGGACTTAGTGTGCTAGTCACGCCTGCATGTGCGATGATTATCTTTAGTAGTACACCTTTTTACGCAACGTATACAGATGGAGCAGCTTGGTTACAAGCAATGGCATTATGTGTACCAGCTGGAACTTTGTCACAGTTGAATTTATCAGGACCTGAATTATTTTCTAGCATGTCCGCTCTCGAAGATCAACGTACAGGTGGAATTACGATGAAAATTATTCAAGAACTGGTTTTCACTGCTTTTATATGGATGGTCTTTTATGAATGGCTTCGCAATGAAACAGAAAACGCAGATGAGATTACTGCGAAATCAATACAAGATCGCAAAGATATGGCTTTCCATAGACACAACGCATAA
- the ctaF gene encoding cytochrome c oxidase subunit IVB, giving the protein MAHDTNITVRSQAEFEFTKKKRADEMRGHLGTFAIMIFLTLIAFTMVAAGFSVYLVAPILLLMAAIQVVLQLYYFMHLSGKGHGMVAFFMFCGIFIAFITVLTFVTIIWW; this is encoded by the coding sequence ATGGCACACGATACAAATATTACTGTTAGGTCGCAAGCAGAGTTCGAGTTTACTAAGAAAAAAAGAGCAGACGAAATGCGTGGTCATTTAGGAACATTTGCAATTATGATATTCTTGACATTAATTGCGTTTACAATGGTTGCTGCAGGATTTTCTGTTTACTTGGTTGCACCAATTCTTCTTTTAATGGCTGCCATTCAAGTAGTTCTACAACTTTATTACTTCATGCACTTGAGCGGTAAAGGACACGGCATGGTTGCGTTCTTTATGTTCTGTGGTATCTTCATTGCTTTTATCACGGTTCTTACATTTGTGACAATCATTTGGTGGTAA